A genomic region of Streptomyces rimosus contains the following coding sequences:
- a CDS encoding helix-turn-helix domain-containing protein: MGTASDTDGFAALLRTLKTRSGLSYGALAKRLHMSTSTLHRYCNGDAVPTDYAPVERLARVCGAKPEELVELHRRWILADAGRRRRTAGAGSVAGPVAEPGPAAEATPEPEAALPEPVEPTPVEQARAEQAPVEPTPPGPTPAPSPTTQEPIPEPAAKPTPKLRLALAAAAVVALAVPVAVAVASSGTDGTGTAGARVAERPGQGVRAPATGGGTSGSPSVTASAGTSGEPTQGSPSATPSPSAATSGAHTDGDKGSAKGSRRSGGTPLTVDVRMNNWDYPCDRWYLLDRPPAKVPPPPSDPDARGWANALGAVPGGHLRISLAVQGTGDEAVVLHSLNVRTTARMPAAAGSAFSMGNGCGGGLTPASFDVGLDAPQPLMRPVAGEQGDRKIPATDFPFKVSASDPQMLYVDAHTEANDVRWYLELEWSSGGRRGTLRLDDHGRPFRASAVKGRAAYHYRYDQGVWEPAEY; this comes from the coding sequence GTGGGAACGGCATCGGACACGGACGGCTTCGCGGCGCTGCTGCGCACGTTGAAGACGAGGTCAGGGCTCAGTTACGGGGCGCTGGCCAAACGCCTGCACATGAGTACGTCCACGCTGCACCGCTACTGCAACGGCGACGCGGTGCCGACGGATTACGCGCCCGTGGAGCGGCTGGCCCGGGTGTGCGGCGCGAAACCGGAGGAACTGGTCGAGCTGCACCGCCGGTGGATTCTGGCGGACGCGGGGCGGAGGCGACGGACGGCGGGGGCCGGTTCCGTGGCCGGACCCGTAGCGGAGCCCGGCCCCGCGGCGGAGGCCACCCCGGAGCCGGAGGCGGCCCTTCCGGAACCCGTGGAGCCGACGCCGGTAGAGCAGGCACGCGCAGAGCAGGCACCCGTAGAGCCGACGCCCCCAGGGCCGACCCCCGCACCGTCCCCCACCACCCAAGAACCCATCCCGGAACCCGCTGCCAAGCCCACCCCCAAACTCCGCCTGGCCCTCGCCGCCGCAGCCGTGGTCGCCCTGGCCGTCCCCGTAGCCGTCGCCGTGGCCTCCTCCGGCACGGACGGTACGGGTACGGCCGGCGCGCGCGTGGCCGAGCGCCCCGGCCAGGGCGTGCGCGCCCCGGCCACCGGCGGTGGCACGTCCGGTTCGCCCTCCGTCACCGCCTCCGCCGGTACGAGCGGCGAGCCGACGCAGGGCAGCCCCTCGGCCACCCCGAGCCCGAGCGCCGCCACCTCCGGCGCCCATACCGACGGCGACAAGGGCTCGGCCAAGGGAAGCAGGCGAAGCGGCGGCACCCCGCTCACCGTCGACGTCCGTATGAACAACTGGGACTACCCCTGCGACCGCTGGTACCTGCTCGACAGGCCGCCCGCCAAGGTGCCCCCGCCGCCCTCCGACCCGGACGCGCGCGGCTGGGCGAACGCGCTGGGCGCGGTGCCCGGCGGTCATCTGCGGATTTCGCTGGCCGTGCAGGGCACGGGGGACGAGGCCGTCGTTCTGCACTCGCTGAATGTGCGGACCACCGCGCGCATGCCCGCGGCGGCGGGTTCCGCGTTCTCCATGGGCAACGGCTGTGGCGGCGGGCTCACCCCGGCGTCGTTCGATGTCGGGCTGGACGCGCCGCAGCCGCTGATGCGGCCGGTGGCCGGGGAGCAGGGGGACCGGAAGATCCCGGCGACCGACTTCCCGTTCAAGGTCTCGGCGTCCGACCCGCAGATGCTCTACGTCGACGCGCACACCGAGGCGAACGACGTGCGCTGGTACCTGGAGCTGGAGTGGAGCAGCGGCGGCCGGCGCGGCACGCTGCGCCTGGACGACCACGGCAGGCCGTTCCGCGCGAGCGCGGTGAAGGGCCGGGCGGCCTACCACTACCGGTACGACCAGGGCGTATGGGAGCCCGCCGAGTACTGA
- the argS gene encoding arginine--tRNA ligase yields the protein MTSVPSLAATVNQCVADALSAALPEAGAADPLLRRSDRADFQANAMLALAKKLGGNPRELASKVVAQLPTGDVIKEIEVSGPGFLNITLADEAIVRTLAARAADDRLGVPYAERPGTTVIDYAQPNVAKEMHVGHLRSAVIGAAMVEILEFTGEKVVRRHHIGDWGTQFGMLIQYLIEHPHELDHKSDDASAETSGEEAMSNLNRLYKASRALFDSDPEFKERARRRVVDLQAGDEETLALWQRFVDESKVYFYSVFDKLDMEIRDADVVGESGYNAMLEETCRLLEESGVAVRSDGALCVFFDDVKGPDGNPTPLIVQKSDGGYGYAATDLSAIRDRVGNLGATTLLYVVDARQSLHFKMVFETARRAGWLGEDVQPVQLAFGTVLGKDGKPFKTREGETVRLVDLLDEAVERATAVVREKGENIGLTEREIVENGRQVGIGAVKYADLSTSAARDYKFDLDQMVSLNGDTSVYIQYAYARIRSIFRNAGDATPKAHPELALAPAERALGLHLDQFAETVHEAAAGHEPHKLAAYLYHLASLYTTFYDQCLVLKAEGGPDQVENRLFLCELTARTLHRGMALLGIRTPERL from the coding sequence ATGACTTCGGTCCCTTCCCTCGCAGCCACGGTCAACCAGTGCGTCGCGGACGCCCTCTCGGCAGCCCTGCCGGAGGCCGGCGCCGCCGACCCGCTGCTGCGACGAAGCGACCGGGCCGACTTCCAGGCCAACGCGATGCTCGCGCTGGCCAAGAAGCTGGGGGGCAACCCGCGCGAGCTGGCCTCGAAGGTCGTCGCGCAGCTCCCCACCGGTGACGTGATCAAGGAGATCGAGGTCTCCGGCCCCGGCTTCCTGAACATCACCCTCGCCGACGAGGCGATCGTGCGGACGCTGGCCGCCCGCGCCGCCGACGACCGCCTGGGCGTGCCGTACGCCGAGCGCCCCGGCACCACGGTCATCGACTACGCCCAGCCGAACGTCGCCAAGGAGATGCACGTCGGCCATCTGCGCTCCGCCGTGATCGGCGCCGCGATGGTCGAGATCCTGGAGTTCACCGGCGAGAAGGTGGTCCGCCGCCACCACATCGGCGACTGGGGCACCCAGTTCGGCATGCTCATCCAGTACCTGATCGAGCACCCGCACGAGCTCGACCACAAGAGCGACGACGCCTCCGCCGAGACCTCCGGCGAAGAGGCCATGTCCAACCTCAACCGCCTCTACAAGGCGTCCCGCGCCCTGTTCGACTCCGACCCGGAGTTCAAGGAGCGCGCGCGCCGCCGCGTGGTGGATCTCCAGGCCGGTGACGAGGAGACGCTCGCCCTGTGGCAGCGCTTCGTCGACGAGTCGAAGGTCTACTTCTACTCCGTCTTCGACAAGCTGGACATGGAGATCAGGGACGCGGACGTGGTCGGCGAGTCCGGCTACAACGCCATGCTGGAGGAGACCTGCCGGCTGCTGGAGGAATCCGGCGTCGCGGTCCGCTCCGACGGCGCGCTCTGCGTCTTCTTCGACGACGTCAAGGGCCCGGACGGCAACCCGACCCCGCTGATCGTCCAGAAGTCCGACGGCGGCTACGGCTACGCGGCCACCGACCTGTCCGCCATCCGCGACCGGGTCGGCAACCTCGGCGCGACCACCCTGCTGTACGTGGTCGACGCCCGCCAGTCGCTGCACTTCAAGATGGTCTTCGAGACCGCCCGCCGGGCCGGCTGGCTGGGCGAGGACGTCCAGCCCGTACAGCTCGCCTTCGGCACCGTGCTCGGCAAGGACGGCAAGCCGTTCAAGACCCGCGAGGGCGAGACGGTGCGGCTGGTGGACCTGCTCGACGAGGCCGTGGAGCGGGCGACCGCCGTGGTGCGGGAGAAGGGCGAGAACATCGGCCTGACCGAGCGGGAGATCGTCGAGAACGGCCGGCAGGTCGGCATCGGCGCGGTGAAGTACGCGGACCTGTCCACCTCGGCCGCCCGCGACTACAAGTTCGACCTGGACCAGATGGTCTCGCTCAACGGCGACACCAGCGTCTACATCCAGTACGCCTACGCCCGTATCCGGTCCATCTTCCGCAACGCCGGGGACGCCACGCCCAAGGCCCACCCGGAGCTGGCGCTGGCCCCCGCCGAGCGCGCGCTGGGCCTGCACCTGGACCAGTTCGCGGAGACCGTGCACGAGGCCGCGGCCGGCCACGAGCCCCACAAGCTGGCCGCGTACCTGTACCACCTCGCCTCTCTCTACACGACCTTCTACGACCAGTGCCTGGTCCTGAAGGCCGAGGGCGGCCCCGACCAGGTCGAGAACCGCCTGTTCCTGTGCGAGCTGACGGCCCGCACGCTGCACCGCGGCATGGCGCTGCTGGGCATCCGGACGCCCGAGCGGCTCTGA